A genomic window from Deinococcus detaillensis includes:
- a CDS encoding efflux RND transporter periplasmic adaptor subunit gives MSTPSTAASRPAPQRKTRRVWPWIVAALLIGGGGAYWYQRTKTAQTPVVTVQTATAAEGEVKVSVSGPGTLQAATSSSVSATTGGTLTLVPTVGQSVTKGQLIAKLSSLTADTGLQNAQLALQKAQAQLASLRASQASSRAGDAQSVVSAQQNLTTAQSTLAAAQQTYANQQTIYAVGGISAQDLETARLGVQSAQSALNTAQQALSSARAQQSAKALSAQQDLSSSQLAVQQAQVSLQDAQTTQAGIKLYAPMSGTVATVPVSSGQSVTGSSVGGTVIATLIDASQIDLPVQIDETEIGAIKAGQQADVTLDALDGQTFSGKVIRISPQATTDSGIAYFTVTVQLPNPEGTLRPGMTAEAEIIQSQAQGLTVPKKAVEAVRTRSYVQLQAADGTAERTRVRTGADDGTNIIVTEGLKAGDVVVLPADTVPSTSGGAGAARTGTPTRVPGVGGFGGGR, from the coding sequence ATGTCCACACCCAGCACAGCGGCGTCTCGACCCGCTCCCCAGCGCAAAACACGCCGAGTTTGGCCGTGGATCGTGGCGGCCCTGCTGATCGGCGGCGGTGGAGCTTACTGGTATCAGCGCACCAAAACGGCACAGACCCCAGTAGTCACCGTTCAGACGGCCACCGCCGCCGAGGGTGAGGTCAAGGTGTCGGTCAGCGGGCCGGGCACTTTACAGGCGGCCACCAGCAGCAGTGTTTCGGCCACGACGGGCGGCACCTTGACGCTGGTGCCCACGGTCGGCCAGAGCGTCACCAAAGGCCAACTGATCGCCAAACTCAGCAGCTTGACCGCCGACACCGGCCTGCAAAACGCCCAACTCGCGCTGCAAAAAGCCCAGGCGCAGCTCGCTTCGCTGCGGGCGTCGCAGGCCAGCAGCCGCGCCGGAGACGCGCAGAGCGTCGTCAGCGCCCAGCAGAACCTGACCACCGCCCAGAGCACCCTCGCCGCTGCCCAGCAGACCTACGCCAATCAGCAAACCATCTACGCGGTGGGCGGCATCAGCGCTCAGGATCTGGAAACGGCCCGCCTCGGCGTGCAAAGTGCCCAGAGCGCCCTCAACACGGCCCAGCAAGCTCTAAGCTCAGCCCGCGCTCAGCAGAGTGCCAAAGCCCTCAGCGCCCAGCAGGATCTCAGCAGCAGCCAACTGGCGGTGCAGCAAGCTCAGGTCAGCTTGCAAGACGCCCAAACCACCCAGGCGGGCATCAAGTTGTATGCCCCGATGTCCGGCACAGTGGCGACGGTGCCGGTCAGCAGCGGCCAGAGCGTCACCGGCAGCAGCGTGGGCGGCACGGTGATCGCCACCTTGATCGACGCTTCGCAGATCGACCTCCCGGTACAGATCGACGAAACCGAGATCGGGGCCATCAAAGCGGGCCAACAAGCAGACGTGACTTTGGACGCCCTCGACGGCCAGACCTTTAGCGGCAAAGTGATTCGGATCAGCCCGCAGGCCACCACCGATTCCGGCATCGCTTACTTCACGGTAACGGTGCAGCTTCCCAATCCTGAAGGCACCCTGCGCCCCGGCATGACCGCCGAAGCCGAGATCATCCAGAGCCAAGCTCAGGGCCTGACGGTTCCCAAAAAAGCGGTGGAAGCGGTCAGAACGCGCAGCTATGTTCAGCTTCAGGCCGCAGACGGCACGGCGGAGCGCACCCGCGTCCGCACCGGAGCCGATGACGGCACCAACATCATCGTGACTGAGGGACTGAAGGCCGGCGACGTGGTGGTGTTGCCGGCTGACACGGTGCCCAGCACCTCTGGCGGCGCAGGCGCGGCGCGGACGGGCACCCCCACCCGCGTTCCGGGCGTCGGGGGCTTCGGCGGTGGACGGTGA
- a CDS encoding response regulator, translated as MSALILIVEDEPHLAEVLEAYAKQEGFRSERAADGNAALTLYRAAKPDLVLLDIMLPGKNGLDVLRSIRQDGATPVILVTARAEESDHIVGLELGADDYVVKPFRPREVMARVRAVLRRASAALESGDAPLRVGPLEIDRRAVTASVSGKELQLTPTEFRLLSHLAAAPGRAFSREELLQAALPDSDALERVVDAHLAGARRKLEAAGAAGLLHTVRGVGYRLSEG; from the coding sequence ATGAGCGCCCTGATTTTAATCGTAGAAGACGAGCCGCATCTGGCCGAGGTGCTGGAAGCCTACGCCAAGCAAGAAGGCTTCCGCAGCGAACGGGCCGCCGACGGCAACGCCGCTTTGACCCTCTACCGCGCCGCCAAGCCGGATCTGGTGCTGCTCGACATCATGCTGCCCGGCAAAAACGGCCTGGACGTGCTGCGCTCGATTCGCCAAGACGGTGCCACGCCGGTTATTTTGGTGACCGCCCGCGCCGAGGAAAGCGATCACATCGTGGGCCTGGAACTCGGCGCGGACGATTACGTGGTCAAGCCGTTTCGCCCCCGCGAGGTGATGGCCCGCGTGCGGGCGGTGCTGCGCCGCGCTTCCGCCGCGCTGGAATCCGGTGACGCGCCCCTGCGGGTGGGGCCGCTGGAGATAGACCGCCGCGCCGTGACCGCCAGCGTCAGTGGGAAAGAACTGCAACTGACGCCCACCGAGTTTCGCCTGCTTTCGCATCTGGCCGCCGCGCCGGGCCGGGCGTTTAGCCGTGAGGAACTCTTGCAGGCCGCCCTGCCCGACTCCGACGCCTTGGAACGGGTGGTGGACGCCCACCTGGCCGGAGCGAGGCGCAAGCTGGAAGCGGCGGGCGCGGCGGGACTGCTGCACACCGTGCGCGGCGTCGGCTATAGATTGTCCGAAGGGTAA
- a CDS encoding sensor histidine kinase: MTPNAQQANPDSAAPSRTWPWQRLSVSIIAAMLLMMAIMALSLVAVSNYSVQRQFDNMPAEFRAQFDSGEQGGPNNQTNPIQNRPTNTGDVGRKLAQGVTQSYFMLVPSVAAGPASALGSVSPRLSRSERIRRELLNNLIWAVGISGVVAVLIGALLARLIARPVAEVSGAAQLVASGDLSARARQWPGNAELIHLTRNFNQMASGLELLERERREMIADIAHELRTPLAVVQARLDAFEDGVLEPTPQELALMSTQIGLLTRLVSDLRTLSLAEAGRLPLQLAPLDLSALTSRIGQSFVSKAQAAGIALHLTTSAGELPIQADRDRLGQVLVNLLENALRYTPPGGQVSVSVRATSRGTDAAQAVLSVRDSGPGFPAGSERQVFTRFFRADESRTRDSGGSGLGLAIVAAIIGAHGGAVTARNALSGGAEVEVRLPLHEEAPSEWSEALASSGAGSTL, encoded by the coding sequence ATGACGCCCAACGCCCAACAAGCCAATCCCGATTCAGCCGCGCCCAGCCGCACTTGGCCCTGGCAGCGCCTGTCGGTGAGCATCATTGCCGCCATGCTGCTGATGATGGCGATCATGGCGCTGAGCTTGGTGGCGGTGTCTAATTACTCGGTGCAGCGGCAATTCGACAACATGCCAGCAGAATTTCGCGCTCAGTTTGACTCGGGTGAACAGGGCGGGCCAAACAACCAGACCAACCCCATTCAAAACCGCCCCACCAACACTGGCGACGTGGGGCGCAAACTCGCGCAGGGCGTGACCCAATCCTATTTCATGCTGGTGCCGTCTGTGGCTGCTGGGCCAGCTTCTGCGCTTGGCTCAGTGTCCCCGCGCCTCAGCCGGAGCGAGCGAATCCGGCGTGAATTGCTGAACAACCTCATCTGGGCAGTGGGGATTTCGGGCGTGGTGGCCGTTCTGATCGGGGCGCTGCTGGCCCGCTTGATTGCCCGTCCGGTGGCTGAAGTCTCCGGAGCCGCGCAACTCGTGGCCAGCGGAGACCTCTCGGCCCGCGCCCGGCAGTGGCCCGGCAACGCTGAGCTGATCCATTTGACCCGCAACTTCAATCAGATGGCCAGCGGCTTGGAACTCCTTGAGCGCGAACGCCGCGAGATGATCGCCGACATCGCCCACGAACTGCGTACCCCGCTGGCCGTGGTGCAGGCCCGCCTCGACGCTTTTGAAGACGGCGTGCTGGAACCCACCCCGCAGGAACTGGCCCTGATGTCGACTCAAATTGGCCTGCTGACCCGCTTGGTGAGCGATCTGCGGACGCTGTCGCTGGCCGAGGCGGGCCGCTTGCCGCTGCAACTCGCGCCGCTGGATTTGTCGGCGCTGACCTCACGTATCGGGCAGTCTTTTGTCAGCAAAGCGCAGGCGGCGGGCATTGCCCTGCACCTGACGACTTCGGCGGGTGAGCTGCCGATCCAAGCCGACCGTGACCGCTTGGGGCAAGTCTTGGTCAATTTGCTCGAAAATGCCCTGCGCTACACCCCGCCCGGCGGCCAAGTCAGTGTTTCGGTGCGTGCCACATCCAGAGGCACAGACGCGGCCCAGGCCGTGCTGAGCGTGCGCGACTCCGGCCCCGGCTTTCCGGCGGGCAGCGAACGGCAGGTCTTCACCCGCTTTTTTAGGGCCGACGAAAGCCGGACCCGCGATTCGGGCGGCAGCGGACTGGGGCTGGCGATTGTGGCCGCCATCATCGGTGCACATGGCGGCGCGGTGACGGCCCGCAACGCGCTGAGCGGCGGCGCGGAAGTGGAAGTCCGGCTGCCGCTGCATGAAGAAGCGCCCAGCGAGTGGAGCGAGGCGCTGGCTTCGTCCGGCGCAGGCTCTACACTCTGA
- a CDS encoding arginase, producing the protein MLLSLDWDAYSGCRALVFDAPIWGTPDREHDRLAAWQARALKRDAQAREWEVLEADFPLYPGWRDWAQYAGLPVSVCWSHAHAWRWLEQFPGREVLNIDSHHDLYSLSGDPAKLRPGNWAGLGLVANLISHYRVQYPAWHGEVPVAEGHDLERTLAELRPHLSQGVRSHLSLSRADTLPPKHEVEALLLVQSPSWSSPAHDAAFSALAKALDAKPISQPFVRNWPNSLPQL; encoded by the coding sequence ATGCTGCTGAGCTTAGACTGGGACGCTTATTCGGGTTGCCGAGCACTGGTGTTCGACGCGCCGATTTGGGGCACGCCCGACCGCGAGCATGACCGCTTGGCGGCTTGGCAGGCCCGCGCTCTCAAACGCGATGCGCAGGCGCGGGAGTGGGAGGTGCTGGAGGCCGATTTTCCGCTGTATCCCGGTTGGCGAGACTGGGCGCAGTACGCCGGCCTTCCCGTCTCGGTGTGCTGGAGTCACGCCCACGCTTGGCGGTGGCTGGAGCAGTTTCCGGGCCGTGAAGTGCTCAACATCGACAGCCACCACGATCTGTACTCGCTCAGCGGCGACCCCGCCAAGCTGCGCCCCGGCAACTGGGCGGGCCTAGGTTTGGTGGCAAACCTGATTTCGCACTACCGCGTGCAGTACCCGGCGTGGCATGGGGAAGTGCCGGTGGCCGAGGGGCACGACCTTGAGCGCACGCTGGCCGAACTCCGCCCACATTTGAGTCAGGGGGTGCGGAGCCACCTAAGCCTCAGCCGCGCCGATACCCTCCCCCCGAAGCATGAAGTCGAGGCGCTGCTGCTGGTGCAGTCACCGTCTTGGAGCAGTCCAGCACATGACGCGGCGTTCTCGGCGTTGGCAAAGGCGCTGGACGCAAAGCCCATCAGCCAACCATTTGTGCGAAACTGGCCCAACTCCTTACCGCAACTCTAG
- a CDS encoding NUDIX hydrolase, with protein MTAARSSSALYYQVGVFGLIRSKDTYLTVTPHQPVLPGAVQLPGLLLTSPSGAGLAESGLRRALLSQVGLAVSALSVVASFAVRLPEGDSRLSLIFGSEYVSGILNPSSEVLGAQWLDPEELRRAGAPQWLFAAIREYEAFHGTPPSGGEERPRRVGLRSILGRRSE; from the coding sequence ATGACTGCCGCTCGTTCCTCCAGCGCTCTTTATTACCAAGTGGGCGTCTTTGGGCTGATTCGCAGCAAAGACACTTACCTGACCGTCACGCCGCATCAGCCGGTTTTGCCGGGCGCGGTGCAGTTGCCGGGGCTGCTGCTGACCAGTCCCAGCGGCGCGGGCCTGGCTGAGTCGGGGCTGCGCCGCGCCCTGCTCTCTCAGGTGGGTTTGGCGGTCAGTGCGTTGTCGGTGGTCGCCAGCTTTGCCGTGCGGCTGCCGGAAGGCGACTCGCGCCTGAGCCTGATTTTTGGCAGCGAGTACGTCTCGGGCATTCTCAATCCCAGCTCGGAAGTGCTCGGCGCACAGTGGCTTGACCCCGAGGAGCTTCGCCGCGCCGGCGCTCCGCAGTGGCTTTTTGCCGCCATCCGTGAATACGAAGCGTTTCACGGCACGCCGCCGAGCGGAGGTGAAGAGCGCCCGCGCCGGGTGGGGTTGCGCTCTATTTTGGGTCGCCGTAGCGAGTAA
- a CDS encoding glycoside hydrolase family 3 protein, whose protein sequence is MTPSTPPQAGALLMVDIPGPRLDVDTAEYLRVNGIRAVCLFGKNVESQAQLRQLCAELRAVMGEEALIAIDHEGGAIVRPTFWPAPPSAMSLGQAGDLQLTEDVSAAAGRQLRSVGINWNFAPVLDVNVNPDNPVIAERSFGASPDLVAQQGAAALRGLRRTGVAGCVKHFPGHGDTHQDSHRALPRVGKFRAELEALELAPFKACLTDAPAVMTAHIVYDALDAEHPATLSRPILTGLLRGEWHYGGVIITDSMGMQAIDSHYGRGEAAVLSLSAGADMVMALGRREVQEATLKAVREALEAGLEVQDKLGRLSDLARRFPAKVEQNKQEQEDEKLFGEAWARGLTFVGNPQPVAVGQPLLVVAQAKAQRENVSEASVEAQTLAGELAEWYAVKLHAYDDPSALNWAELRAQAEQEGRLLVLITAHRHRQTALTGASPDLHLALYNPYTAQDVQAPAVQSFGFRPLARAAVWNWLRGG, encoded by the coding sequence ATGACTCCTTCTACCCCTCCCCAAGCCGGTGCCCTGCTGATGGTGGACATTCCCGGCCCGCGCTTAGACGTGGACACCGCCGAATATTTGCGCGTAAACGGAATCCGGGCCGTGTGCCTCTTCGGTAAAAATGTGGAGAGCCAAGCACAACTCCGCCAGCTCTGCGCCGAGTTGCGGGCCGTTATGGGCGAAGAAGCCCTGATCGCCATTGACCACGAGGGCGGCGCGATTGTACGGCCCACCTTTTGGCCCGCGCCGCCCAGCGCCATGAGCCTCGGCCAAGCGGGTGACCTGCAACTCACCGAAGACGTTTCGGCGGCGGCGGGGCGGCAACTACGCTCAGTGGGCATCAACTGGAATTTCGCTCCAGTGCTGGACGTGAACGTGAACCCTGACAATCCGGTGATCGCCGAGCGCTCGTTTGGAGCGTCGCCGGATTTGGTGGCCCAGCAAGGCGCGGCGGCCCTGCGCGGCCTGAGGCGGACAGGCGTGGCGGGCTGCGTCAAACATTTCCCCGGACACGGCGACACCCACCAAGACTCGCACCGCGCCCTGCCGAGGGTCGGCAAATTCCGCGCCGAGTTGGAGGCGCTGGAACTCGCTCCGTTTAAGGCTTGCCTCACCGACGCCCCCGCCGTGATGACGGCCCACATCGTTTACGACGCGCTCGACGCCGAGCATCCGGCCACTCTGTCGCGGCCCATTCTGACTGGACTCCTGCGAGGCGAGTGGCACTACGGCGGCGTGATTATTACCGACAGCATGGGGATGCAGGCGATTGACTCCCACTACGGGCGCGGCGAGGCGGCGGTGCTGAGCCTGAGCGCCGGAGCCGATATGGTTATGGCGCTGGGGCGGCGGGAGGTGCAAGAAGCTACCCTCAAAGCCGTGCGGGAAGCGCTGGAAGCCGGTTTGGAGGTGCAAGACAAACTCGGAAGGCTCTCGGATTTGGCGCGGCGCTTTCCAGCGAAAGTCGAGCAAAATAAACAGGAGCAAGAAGATGAAAAGCTGTTCGGCGAGGCCTGGGCGCGGGGCCTGACTTTTGTGGGCAACCCCCAGCCAGTGGCGGTGGGTCAGCCGCTGCTGGTGGTTGCCCAAGCCAAAGCCCAGCGCGAAAATGTCAGCGAGGCCAGCGTGGAGGCCCAGACGTTGGCGGGCGAGCTGGCCGAGTGGTACGCGGTCAAGTTGCACGCCTACGACGATCCGTCGGCGCTGAACTGGGCTGAGTTGCGGGCGCAGGCCGAGCAAGAAGGCCGCCTCTTGGTGCTCATCACGGCCCACCGCCACCGCCAAACCGCCCTCACGGGCGCGAGTCCGGATTTGCACTTGGCCCTCTATAACCCTTATACCGCACAGGACGTTCAGGCTCCCGCCGTACAGAGTTTCGGCTTTAGGCCACTGGCGCGGGCAGCGGTATGGAACTGGCTTCGAGGCGGCTAA
- a CDS encoding cytochrome P450, producing MNLSDLPRPRALPFSGHLQRWGGQPLELIEEGAALGELFGLQLGLKTVVGYSPAWNKRVLTDLTTFASAGGFSAVVPYLAGGIILTDAPGHGPRRQLMNPGFGKAHLETLKTRIESALREFNAQFFKAEFDALQWADGAVLAMLNAAYFSGEFPDKLLHAFLAPLRFPFPTPAYPRPLLFARFDAELGRLAQRRLTQRQFTQGGDDLLALLAKLPGGVREARISLAAGHDTTTHTLAWAAWHLAQFPEWHTPERHSTVIKETLRLYPPGWMGSRRLTQDSEFEGVRLPKGALALYSPYLSGRDATRWERAGEFWPQRWQAGFRPPAWSYLPFGGGERVCLGMHLANLILETALASLPPLSALRGNPAPRPGVTLGPSGALWVRAN from the coding sequence TTGAATCTCAGCGACTTGCCGCGTCCCCGCGCCCTGCCTTTCTCCGGCCACTTGCAGCGCTGGGGCGGCCAACCACTGGAACTGATCGAGGAAGGCGCGGCGTTGGGTGAACTGTTCGGACTTCAGCTCGGCCTCAAGACGGTGGTCGGTTACTCGCCAGCTTGGAACAAGCGCGTGCTGACCGACTTGACCACCTTTGCCAGCGCGGGCGGCTTCTCGGCAGTGGTGCCTTACTTGGCCGGCGGGATCATCCTGACCGACGCACCGGGACACGGCCCGCGCCGCCAACTGATGAATCCGGGGTTTGGCAAGGCGCACTTGGAGACGCTCAAAACGCGGATTGAGTCAGCCCTGCGGGAGTTCAACGCCCAATTTTTTAAGGCTGAGTTCGACGCCCTCCAGTGGGCTGACGGCGCAGTGCTGGCGATGCTCAATGCGGCGTATTTCAGCGGCGAGTTTCCAGACAAGCTGCTGCACGCTTTTCTCGCGCCGCTGCGCTTTCCTTTTCCGACTCCGGCTTATCCGCGCCCGCTGCTGTTCGCCCGCTTCGACGCCGAGCTGGGGCGGCTGGCCCAGCGGAGACTGACTCAGCGCCAATTCACTCAGGGTGGCGACGATCTGCTGGCACTGCTCGCCAAGCTCCCCGGCGGCGTGCGCGAAGCAAGGATTTCGCTGGCGGCGGGCCACGACACCACCACCCACACGCTGGCTTGGGCGGCCTGGCACCTGGCCCAGTTTCCAGAGTGGCACACCCCCGAGCGTCATTCCACCGTCATCAAAGAAACTTTGCGGCTGTATCCGCCAGGCTGGATGGGCAGCCGCCGCCTGACCCAAGACAGCGAGTTCGAGGGCGTGCGGCTGCCTAAAGGCGCACTGGCGCTCTACAGCCCTTACCTGAGCGGGCGCGACGCCACGCGCTGGGAGCGGGCGGGCGAGTTCTGGCCGCAGCGCTGGCAAGCCGGATTTAGGCCCCCGGCCTGGAGTTATCTGCCGTTCGGCGGCGGCGAGCGCGTTTGCCTCGGGATGCACTTGGCCAATTTGATACTGGAAACGGCTCTAGCCAGCCTGCCGCCCCTCTCGGCGCTGCGCGGCAACCCGGCACCCCGCCCCGGCGTGACCTTGGGGCCGAGCGGGGCTTTGTGGGTGAGGGCAAACTAA
- a CDS encoding phytoene desaturase family protein: MTRSRPPSTIVLGAGFAGLAAALRLARAGASVTVLDRLERPGGKAALGWTDFSSGPSVVTMPDIFRGLYQRLEWAQPLLTPARPTTTYHYAGKLSGRTFAPEALNVAGNLDSTLAQLSRSEASQYRRLLDVSRQMYQDAAPTFLFGPPPSRVQLARYALTKGRRAAPLKSLAQLVQSGPLLTPFWLRFATYLGANPYKAPAVLHNIAWVELGMGVWHLGEGPSGGLGALAARLGEEAEQLGVRFEYGVTVKHLLRSGRQIIGAHTDQGAYSAEQWVSAADHATTAKWLGLPPEKAPRGISGFALQLRLERDVGRAHHLFFPAEYRQEWRDIALGKLPSDPALYLHLDGQRAFLLINAPPNPNIVADPYTYGAALLDNLQARYAEKYGAALPVSSWLPLDPALYALTGMGGAIYGAAPHGLLGSLRPGWTYTAARNLVQVGGTVHPGGGVPLSLLSGWNGAGQVLGLPYDDLSGQVSGA; this comes from the coding sequence ATGACGCGTTCTCGGCCTCCCAGTACCATCGTTCTCGGCGCAGGCTTTGCGGGGCTGGCGGCGGCGCTGCGGCTGGCACGGGCCGGAGCGTCAGTCACGGTGCTTGACCGCTTGGAGCGCCCCGGCGGCAAAGCGGCGCTGGGCTGGACAGACTTTTCCAGCGGCCCCAGCGTCGTGACCATGCCCGACATCTTCCGGGGGCTGTATCAGCGCCTCGAGTGGGCCCAGCCGCTGCTGACGCCGGCGCGGCCCACCACCACCTACCACTACGCGGGCAAGCTCTCTGGGCGCACCTTTGCCCCCGAAGCGCTGAACGTGGCGGGCAACTTGGACAGCACACTGGCGCAGCTCAGCCGCAGCGAGGCGAGCCAGTACCGCCGGTTGCTGGATGTCTCGCGCCAAATGTACCAAGACGCCGCGCCCACGTTTTTGTTTGGCCCGCCGCCCAGCCGAGTTCAGCTGGCCCGCTACGCGCTCACCAAGGGCCGCCGCGCCGCGCCGCTGAAAAGCCTGGCGCAACTGGTGCAAAGTGGCCCGCTGCTGACGCCCTTCTGGCTGCGCTTTGCCACTTACTTGGGAGCCAATCCTTACAAAGCTCCCGCCGTGCTGCACAACATCGCCTGGGTCGAACTGGGTATGGGGGTGTGGCATTTGGGCGAAGGGCCGTCGGGGGGCCTGGGAGCGTTGGCGGCCCGATTGGGCGAGGAAGCTGAGCAACTCGGCGTGAGATTCGAGTACGGCGTGACGGTCAAGCACCTGCTGCGCTCTGGCCGCCAGATTATCGGGGCGCACACCGATCAGGGAGCGTACAGCGCCGAGCAGTGGGTCAGCGCCGCCGACCACGCCACCACCGCCAAGTGGCTGGGGCTGCCACCAGAAAAAGCGCCGCGCGGCATCAGCGGCTTTGCCCTGCAGCTGCGGCTGGAGCGCGACGTGGGCCGCGCCCACCACCTGTTTTTTCCGGCGGAGTACCGGCAGGAATGGCGCGATATCGCTCTCGGTAAGCTGCCCAGCGATCCGGCGCTGTACCTGCACCTCGACGGCCAGCGGGCTTTCTTGCTGATCAACGCGCCGCCCAATCCCAATATCGTCGCCGATCCTTACACTTACGGCGCGGCCCTCTTGGACAACTTGCAGGCCCGCTACGCAGAGAAGTACGGCGCAGCCTTGCCAGTCAGCAGTTGGCTGCCGCTCGATCCGGCCCTCTACGCCCTGACCGGGATGGGCGGCGCGATTTACGGCGCAGCTCCGCACGGTCTGTTGGGCAGCCTGCGCCCCGGCTGGACATATACGGCGGCCCGCAATCTGGTGCAAGTCGGCGGCACGGTGCATCCCGGCGGCGGCGTGCCGCTCTCGCTGCTGAGCGGCTGGAACGGCGCGGGACAGGTTTTGGGGCTGCCCTACGACGACCTTAGTGGGCAAGTGAGCGGGGCTTGA
- a CDS encoding sensor domain-containing diguanylate cyclase produces MFPDFRKFSSSAAALTPRQASRVFSWTRFMILLALLLILVGSMSAVLWANRRSGEAILKAQARDGLMQLVRVTGDNVGAYLQTALQIVSINRSLILSGQLDVSSSADVTLTFNTMLYAIKQLDGVLLGHTDGRFEYVRRGGSGLYIKVIERGGQNRSEVTQLDAENRVVSRVTAADPYDPRTRLWYKLALEKPGQSVWTPPYVFASSQLPGVTVATALIAPGGMRVVVGTDVRLSGLVQLLENLKLTPGGRAFITDSQGHAIATSRAWPRDVQGRVPTLREVGDPALGALLEGGALLSLQKNAELTRRYSVGNEAYSAVLHRVEVQPGVYWVVGVYAPDRDFVSDLSGVARQQLILTAALILLTILVAWPLAFSATQPLAALQRQASTDALTGLRNRASFLAQLAEDLGRKTLSATELGVAILDLDSFKAINDTFGHGVGDEVLQAFSTFLLAATLPGDTVGRLGGDEFALLLRGPNQAEVRLRLEGLLEQLASKPLEVRGVSRELQATAGLVFHAPQAAATHLARSREQLASHLLARADAALIGGKRLEKGRVWVGDEVER; encoded by the coding sequence ATGTTTCCTGATTTCCGAAAATTTTCTTCTTCCGCTGCTGCGCTGACGCCCCGGCAGGCGTCCCGCGTTTTTTCGTGGACGCGCTTCATGATTTTGCTGGCGCTGCTCCTGATCTTGGTCGGCAGCATGAGCGCCGTGCTGTGGGCCAACCGGCGCAGCGGTGAAGCCATCCTCAAAGCGCAGGCGCGGGACGGGTTGATGCAGCTTGTGCGCGTGACCGGCGACAACGTGGGCGCTTACCTGCAAACCGCTTTGCAGATCGTGAGCATCAACCGCTCGCTGATTTTGTCGGGGCAGCTCGATGTCAGCAGCAGCGCCGATGTCACGCTGACGTTCAACACCATGCTGTACGCCATCAAGCAGCTCGACGGCGTGCTGCTCGGCCATACCGACGGGCGTTTTGAATATGTGCGGCGCGGCGGCAGTGGGCTTTACATCAAGGTCATCGAGCGGGGCGGACAAAACCGCAGCGAGGTGACCCAGCTCGACGCCGAGAACCGGGTGGTGTCCCGGGTCACGGCGGCAGATCCCTACGACCCGCGCACCCGACTTTGGTACAAGCTGGCGCTCGAAAAACCGGGTCAGAGCGTTTGGACGCCGCCTTACGTGTTCGCCTCATCGCAGTTGCCCGGCGTCACGGTGGCCACTGCCCTGATTGCCCCCGGCGGCATGCGGGTGGTCGTCGGCACCGATGTCCGGCTCAGCGGCCTCGTGCAGCTTCTCGAAAACCTCAAGCTGACACCCGGAGGCCGCGCCTTTATCACCGACAGTCAGGGCCACGCCATCGCGACCTCAAGAGCTTGGCCGCGTGACGTGCAGGGACGGGTGCCGACGCTGAGAGAAGTCGGTGATCCGGCGCTGGGAGCCCTTTTAGAAGGCGGCGCTTTGCTGAGCCTCCAAAAAAATGCCGAGCTGACCCGCCGTTACAGCGTGGGCAACGAAGCCTACTCGGCGGTGCTGCACCGGGTCGAAGTGCAGCCGGGCGTGTACTGGGTGGTCGGTGTCTACGCGCCTGACCGTGATTTTGTCAGCGACCTGAGCGGGGTGGCCCGCCAGCAACTGATTCTCACGGCGGCCCTGATCCTCCTGACCATCTTGGTGGCTTGGCCGCTGGCCTTCAGCGCCACCCAACCCTTGGCCGCGCTTCAGCGCCAAGCCAGCACCGACGCCCTGACCGGTCTGCGCAACCGCGCCAGCTTTTTGGCGCAACTCGCCGAGGACTTGGGAAGAAAAACCCTGAGCGCTACCGAATTGGGTGTGGCGATTCTCGACCTCGACAGCTTCAAGGCCATCAACGACACGTTCGGACACGGGGTTGGCGACGAAGTGTTGCAGGCGTTCAGCACCTTTTTGCTGGCGGCGACGTTGCCCGGCGACACGGTAGGGCGTTTGGGCGGCGACGAATTTGCGCTGCTCCTGCGCGGCCCGAATCAGGCCGAGGTGCGTCTGCGTTTGGAAGGCCTCTTGGAACAGCTGGCCTCGAAGCCGCTGGAAGTTCGGGGAGTCAGCCGCGAGCTTCAGGCGACGGCGGGCCTGGTCTTCCACGCGCCTCAAGCGGCGGCCACGCACTTGGCCCGCAGCCGCGAGCAACTGGCCAGTCATCTGCTGGCCCGCGCCGACGCCGCGCTGATCGGCGGCAAGCGGCTGGAGAAGGGCCGCGTGTGGGTCGGTGACGAAGTCGAGCGCTGA